A section of the Clostridiisalibacter paucivorans DSM 22131 genome encodes:
- the putP gene encoding sodium/proline symporter PutP yields the protein MAINSGSILLTFIIYLLFMLGIGFFFYKRTENLSDYVLGGRGLNSWVTALSAQASDMSGWLLMGLPGAAYLTGIESVWIAIGLGLGTYLNWKFVAERLRKYTEIAGDSITLSVYFENRFRDNSGILRTLSALFILLFFLFYTSSGLVAGGKLFSTVFGIEYNLALTIGAIVIIGYTFLGGFMAVSWTDFFQGVIMFFAIIIVPIGGIYNLGGISETLDKIRVINMELINPFTNIEGNFLGWISIISLFAWCFGYFGQPHILSRFMAISSAEKIKKSRMIAMIWVVISLVMAILIGMIGRVYLAEPLADAEKVFMVMVNRLFPSYIAGIMLAAILAAIMSTADSQLLVTASALTEDVYRALFKRNASDKELVWVSRLSVIGVAIVAYILALNPESSVLDLVSYAWAGFGAAFGPVVIFSLFWKRMTRNSAILGMLTGGITVVVWKQLSGGIFDLYEIAPGFAIASLIIVIVSLLGKEPSEEIQQEFERVGNE from the coding sequence ATGGCAATTAATAGTGGAAGTATACTGTTGACCTTTATAATATATCTACTTTTTATGCTAGGTATAGGTTTTTTCTTTTATAAAAGGACAGAAAATTTATCAGACTATGTATTAGGAGGAAGGGGATTAAACAGTTGGGTAACAGCATTGAGTGCCCAAGCCTCAGATATGAGTGGATGGCTTTTGATGGGATTGCCTGGAGCTGCATATTTAACAGGAATAGAGTCAGTATGGATAGCTATAGGACTGGGATTGGGAACATACTTAAATTGGAAATTTGTAGCTGAAAGGCTTAGGAAATATACAGAGATAGCAGGAGATTCTATAACCCTTTCTGTATACTTTGAAAATAGGTTTAGAGATAACTCGGGGATTCTTAGAACATTGTCGGCATTGTTTATATTATTATTCTTTTTATTCTATACTTCATCGGGATTGGTTGCAGGAGGAAAATTATTTAGTACTGTATTTGGTATTGAGTATAATTTAGCCCTTACTATTGGAGCTATAGTAATAATAGGTTATACGTTTTTAGGTGGATTTATGGCTGTGAGTTGGACAGACTTTTTTCAAGGTGTTATTATGTTTTTTGCCATAATAATAGTACCTATAGGTGGTATTTATAATCTGGGAGGTATTTCTGAGACATTAGATAAAATAAGAGTCATAAATATGGAACTAATTAATCCCTTTACTAATATTGAGGGAAATTTTTTGGGCTGGATTTCAATAATATCCCTTTTTGCATGGTGTTTTGGCTACTTTGGACAACCCCATATATTGTCTAGATTTATGGCTATATCTTCTGCTGAAAAGATAAAGAAGTCTAGAATGATAGCTATGATATGGGTGGTCATAAGTTTGGTCATGGCAATATTAATAGGAATGATAGGTAGGGTATATTTAGCTGAGCCATTGGCTGATGCTGAGAAGGTATTTATGGTAATGGTAAATAGATTATTTCCATCATATATAGCGGGAATAATGTTGGCAGCCATATTGGCAGCTATAATGAGTACAGCGGATTCACAGCTTTTAGTTACTGCGTCTGCATTGACAGAGGATGTATATAGGGCATTGTTTAAAAGAAATGCATCGGATAAGGAACTGGTATGGGTTAGCAGATTATCTGTAATAGGGGTAGCTATAGTTGCATATATATTAGCACTTAATCCTGAAAGTTCAGTGTTGGATTTAGTATCATATGCCTGGGCAGGATTTGGTGCAGCATTTGGACCAGTAGTTATATTTTCTTTATTTTGGAAGAGAATGACTAGAAATAGTGCCATATTAGGTATGCTTACGGGAGGAATCACAGTAGTTGTTTGGAAACAACTTTCAGGGGGAATATTTGATCTTTATGAAATAGCCCCTGGATTTGCCATAGCCAGTCTAATAATAGTAATAGTTAGTCTGTTGGGAAAAGAACCATCTGAAGAAATTCAGCAGGAATTTGAGAGAGTTGGTAATGAGTAA
- the uvrA gene encoding excinuclease ABC subunit UvrA — MERNSIIIKGAKEHNLKDVDLEIPRDKFVVLTGLSGSGKSSIAFDTIYAEGQRRYVESLSAYARQFLGQMEKPNVEYIEGLSPAISIDQKTTSNNPRSTVGTVTEIYDYMRLLFARIGTPHCPKCGKEITSQTVDQMVDAILDLQHRTRIQILSPIVRGRKGQHKKTLELIRKDGFVRVRVDGEIFELTDDIELDKNKKHNIEVMIDRIIIKDGIRKRLTDSLETALKLSEGLVIVDIIDREEMLFSEKFACVECGIALEELAPRMFSFNSPFGMCPVCNGLGSHKKIDPDLVIPNYELSINQGGLAPYSNISEDTYYYKIFESIAKNNNFDLQAPLKDAPDSFLQELLYGTNKNISFEFESRFNGRRTYNGKFEGIINNLERRYTETNSNYMRDKIDKFMGVILCNNCNGSRLKKESLAVTVGNKNIYEITEMSIKDTVEFFNTLSLTERQEFIGHQILKEIKSRLNFLKDVGLDYLTLSRSAGTLSGGESQRIRLATQIGSSLVGVLYVLDEPSIGLHQRDNNRLLKTLRNLTDLGNTVLVVEHDEDTMYNADHIVDIGPGAGLHGGEVVAQGTVEDIMNCDRSITGQYLSGKKKIEIPKNRRAPNGKKVMVMGAKENNLKDIDVEFPLGVFLCVTGVSGSGKSTLVNEILYRGLAHNLHRAKTKPGAHKGIKGIENIDKVIDIDQSPIGRTPRSNPATYTGVFDHIRDVFAKTPEAKMRGYKKGRFSFNVKGGRCEACNGDGIIKIEMHFLPDVYVPCEVCKGERYNRETLQVKYKGKTISDVLNMTVEEGLEFFENIPKIKRKLQTMYDVGLGYIKLGQPSTQLSGGEAQRIKLATELSKKSTGKTLYILDEPTTGLHMADVHKLIKVLNKLVEGGNTVIVIEHNLDVIKTADYIVDLGPEGGDGGGTVIAKGTPEEVVETPESYTGQFLKEIL, encoded by the coding sequence ATGGAAAGAAACAGTATTATTATAAAAGGAGCAAAGGAACATAATCTAAAGGATGTAGATTTAGAAATACCAAGGGATAAATTTGTAGTCTTAACGGGATTAAGTGGTTCGGGTAAGTCATCTATTGCATTTGATACCATATATGCCGAGGGACAGAGAAGGTATGTGGAAAGTTTATCTGCATATGCAAGGCAATTTCTGGGTCAGATGGAGAAGCCAAATGTGGAGTATATAGAGGGATTATCTCCAGCCATATCTATAGATCAAAAGACTACTAGCAATAATCCCAGATCTACAGTGGGAACTGTGACAGAGATATATGATTATATGAGGTTATTGTTTGCACGAATTGGTACGCCACATTGTCCTAAATGTGGAAAGGAGATAACTTCTCAGACAGTGGACCAAATGGTGGATGCTATATTGGATCTACAACATAGAACAAGGATTCAGATACTGTCTCCCATAGTTAGAGGTCGTAAAGGACAACATAAAAAGACACTGGAATTAATAAGGAAAGATGGATTTGTAAGGGTTAGGGTAGATGGAGAAATATTTGAGCTTACAGATGATATAGAACTAGACAAAAATAAAAAGCATAATATAGAGGTAATGATAGATAGGATTATAATTAAAGACGGTATAAGAAAGAGATTGACTGATTCCTTGGAAACGGCTTTAAAATTGTCAGAGGGATTAGTTATAGTTGATATAATTGATAGAGAAGAAATGCTTTTTAGTGAAAAATTTGCATGTGTAGAATGTGGAATAGCACTGGAGGAATTGGCACCTAGGATGTTTTCTTTTAATAGTCCTTTTGGAATGTGTCCCGTATGTAATGGATTGGGAAGTCATAAAAAGATTGATCCTGATTTAGTAATACCCAATTATGAGCTTTCAATAAATCAAGGAGGATTAGCACCATATAGCAATATATCCGAGGACACATACTATTATAAGATATTTGAATCCATAGCAAAGAATAATAATTTCGATTTGCAGGCACCCCTTAAAGATGCACCTGATAGCTTTTTACAAGAGCTTTTATATGGGACAAACAAAAATATATCCTTTGAGTTTGAGAGTAGATTTAATGGCAGAAGGACTTATAATGGCAAATTTGAGGGTATAATAAACAATTTGGAAAGAAGATATACAGAAACGAATTCTAATTATATGAGGGATAAAATAGATAAATTCATGGGAGTTATATTATGTAATAATTGTAATGGAAGCAGATTAAAAAAGGAAAGCTTAGCTGTTACAGTGGGAAATAAGAATATATATGAAATAACTGAAATGTCCATTAAAGATACTGTAGAGTTTTTTAACACGCTATCTTTAACAGAAAGACAGGAATTTATAGGACATCAAATCCTGAAGGAAATAAAAAGTAGACTTAACTTTTTAAAGGATGTGGGTTTGGATTATTTGACATTATCTAGAAGTGCAGGTACCCTCTCTGGAGGAGAGTCTCAAAGGATTAGATTGGCTACTCAAATTGGATCAAGCCTTGTGGGAGTTTTATATGTCCTCGATGAACCCAGTATAGGTCTTCATCAAAGGGATAATAACAGATTATTAAAGACATTGAGAAATTTAACTGATTTAGGTAATACAGTATTAGTTGTAGAACATGATGAAGATACGATGTATAATGCAGATCATATAGTGGATATAGGACCAGGGGCAGGGCTCCATGGTGGAGAAGTGGTAGCTCAAGGTACTGTAGAAGATATAATGAACTGTGATAGATCTATAACAGGGCAATATTTGAGTGGAAAAAAGAAAATAGAAATACCTAAAAATAGAAGGGCACCCAATGGTAAAAAAGTCATGGTTATGGGTGCTAAAGAAAATAATTTGAAGGATATAGACGTGGAGTTTCCACTGGGAGTATTTCTCTGTGTAACAGGTGTATCGGGCTCTGGTAAAAGTACATTGGTAAATGAAATATTATATAGAGGTCTAGCCCATAATTTACATAGGGCTAAGACAAAACCAGGGGCTCATAAAGGTATAAAAGGAATAGAAAATATAGACAAGGTTATAGATATAGATCAATCTCCAATAGGAAGAACTCCAAGGTCCAATCCAGCCACATATACAGGAGTTTTTGACCATATAAGAGATGTATTTGCTAAGACTCCTGAAGCTAAAATGAGGGGATATAAGAAGGGAAGATTTAGTTTCAACGTAAAGGGCGGTAGATGTGAGGCATGTAATGGAGACGGTATAATTAAGATAGAGATGCATTTTTTACCTGATGTATATGTACCCTGTGAGGTATGTAAAGGGGAAAGATATAATAGGGAAACTTTACAGGTTAAATATAAAGGTAAAACCATATCCGATGTATTAAATATGACTGTTGAAGAAGGTCTAGAATTCTTTGAGAATATACCCAAAATAAAAAGAAAATTGCAGACAATGTATGATGTGGGATTGGGATATATAAAATTAGGCCAACCTTCCACACAACTTTCTGGTGGTGAAGCCCAGAGGATAAAACTAGCCACTGAATTAAGTAAAAAGAGTACTGGAAAGACTCTATATATTTTAGATGAGCCAACAACAGGATTGCATATGGCCGATGTGCATAAACTTATAAAGGTATTAAACAAGCTTGTTGAGGGAGGAAATACGGTAATAGTAATAGAACATAATTTAGATGTAATAAAAACTGCAGACTATATAGTGGATTTAGGTCCTGAAGGTGGAGATGGAGGAGGTACTGTAATCGCTAAGGGAACTCCAGAAGAAGTTGTTGAAACACCAGAGTCCTATACAGGACAGTTTTTAAAGGAGATATTGTAA
- the uvrB gene encoding excinuclease ABC subunit UvrB, giving the protein MGKFTLVSEYKPTGDQPYAINKLSEGIVNDKKHQTLLGVTGSGKTFTMANIIEKVQKPTIVIAHNKTLAAQLASEFREFFPENAVEYFVSYYDYYQPEAYVPQSDTYIEKDASINDEIDKLRHSATASLFERRDVIIVASVSCIYGLGDPIDYENLVLSLRPGMIKDRDEVLAKLVDIQYERNDINFVRGTFRVRGDVVEIFPASSSENAIRVEFFGDEIDRITEVNSLTGEIIGTRSHISIFPASHFATSQDKIERAINDIKQELVERLKELRSQDKLLEAQRLEQRTMYDIEMLREMGYCQGIENYSRHISGRPPGSKPYTLLDYFPDDYLMIIDESHVTIPQIRGMYAGDRSRKETLVNYGFRLPSALDNRPLRFDEFESHINKIVYVSATPGLYENEHSEEVVEQIIRPTGLLDPLVEVRPVKNQIDDLIKEINMRIEKNQRVLVTTLTKKMSEDLTNYLKEIGVKVNYLHSDVKTIERMKIIRDLRLGEFDVLVGINLLREGLDLPEVSLVAILDADKEGFLRSETSMVQTIGRAARNSEGKVIMYGDRITGSMERAISETNRRRQIQKKYNEEHGIVPRTIRKSIRDVIEATKVAEDEEKYGISEEDKLSKEEIKELIVQLDAEMFEAAENLQFERAAELRDKIKELEQRIEG; this is encoded by the coding sequence ATGGGTAAATTCACACTGGTTTCCGAATATAAACCAACAGGAGATCAGCCTTATGCTATAAATAAATTAAGTGAAGGGATTGTAAATGACAAAAAACATCAGACCCTTTTGGGGGTAACAGGTTCTGGCAAGACCTTTACTATGGCAAATATCATAGAAAAGGTACAAAAACCTACTATAGTTATAGCGCATAATAAGACATTGGCTGCTCAATTGGCCAGTGAGTTTAGAGAGTTTTTTCCTGAAAATGCTGTAGAATACTTTGTAAGCTATTATGATTATTATCAGCCAGAAGCATATGTACCTCAAAGCGATACTTATATAGAAAAAGATGCATCAATAAATGATGAAATAGATAAACTTCGACATTCGGCTACTGCATCTCTATTTGAGAGAAGGGATGTAATTATAGTAGCTAGTGTTTCTTGTATATATGGTTTGGGAGATCCAATAGATTATGAAAATTTAGTATTGTCGTTAAGACCAGGTATGATAAAGGATAGAGATGAAGTATTGGCTAAACTTGTAGATATACAGTATGAAAGAAATGATATAAATTTTGTTAGGGGTACCTTCAGGGTACGGGGAGATGTAGTTGAGATATTTCCTGCCTCTTCTTCGGAGAATGCCATACGGGTAGAATTTTTTGGGGATGAGATAGATAGAATAACAGAGGTAAATTCTTTGACAGGGGAGATAATAGGGACTAGAAGTCATATATCTATATTTCCAGCATCTCACTTTGCTACATCTCAAGATAAGATAGAAAGGGCTATTAATGATATAAAACAAGAGCTAGTTGAACGACTAAAAGAACTGCGTTCACAGGACAAACTATTAGAAGCTCAAAGATTAGAGCAAAGGACTATGTATGATATAGAGATGTTAAGAGAGATGGGATATTGTCAAGGTATAGAGAATTATTCTAGACATATAAGTGGAAGACCTCCAGGAAGTAAGCCATATACTTTGTTAGACTATTTTCCCGACGATTATTTAATGATAATAGATGAGTCCCATGTTACTATTCCACAGATAAGAGGCATGTATGCAGGGGACAGGTCTAGAAAGGAAACTCTAGTAAATTATGGATTCAGATTGCCTTCAGCGTTAGATAACAGACCATTAAGATTTGACGAATTTGAAAGTCATATAAATAAGATAGTATATGTAAGTGCAACACCTGGACTCTATGAGAATGAACACTCTGAAGAAGTGGTAGAACAGATAATAAGGCCTACAGGATTATTAGATCCTCTAGTTGAGGTTAGACCTGTAAAAAATCAAATAGATGATTTAATAAAGGAAATAAATATGAGAATAGAAAAGAACCAAAGGGTATTAGTAACTACATTGACCAAGAAGATGTCTGAGGATTTGACCAATTACTTAAAGGAAATAGGAGTGAAGGTAAATTATTTACATTCTGATGTAAAGACTATAGAGAGAATGAAAATAATAAGAGACTTGAGATTGGGAGAATTTGATGTGCTTGTGGGAATAAATCTTTTGAGGGAAGGGTTAGACTTACCTGAGGTTTCCCTTGTGGCAATATTAGATGCAGATAAGGAAGGATTTTTAAGATCAGAGACTTCTATGGTACAGACCATAGGAAGGGCAGCTAGAAACTCCGAAGGAAAGGTCATAATGTATGGAGATAGAATTACTGGTTCTATGGAGAGAGCAATAAGTGAGACTAATAGAAGAAGACAAATTCAGAAAAAATACAATGAGGAACATGGTATAGTACCAAGAACTATTAGAAAGTCCATAAGGGATGTAATAGAGGCCACAAAAGTGGCAGAGGATGAAGAAAAATATGGAATAAGTGAAGAAGATAAGCTTTCCAAGGAGGAAATAAAGGAATTAATAGTTCAACTAGATGCTGAAATGTTTGAAGCAGCTGAAAATTTACAATTTGAACGGGCAGCAGAATTGAGGGATAAAATAAAAGAACTAGAACAGAGGATAGAGGGATAA